The Stigmatella erecta genome window below encodes:
- a CDS encoding amidohydrolase family protein, whose amino-acid sequence MSAGDVPACLGPARAWLGAPLPALNDAEGPRLPEGLPPVVDAHVHLFPDGVFEAIWRWFEKYGWPIRYKLHTPQVLDFLLSRGVSRVVALHYAHKPGMARFLNAYLAEVMRAEPRVVGLATVLPGEEGARDILAEAFAAGLQGVKLHCHVQCFAPDDPALHEVYAACAEAGRPLVMHAGREPSSPHYRCEPHALCSAERVERVLRDHPRLKLCVPHLGADEFGGYERLLERYDTLWLDTTMAVADYFPIALPRRTLEVRPERILYGTDFPNLPYAWDRELKTLLGLRLGAEVEAGILGQNALRLYGAL is encoded by the coding sequence ATGTCCGCCGGCGATGTCCCCGCTTGCCTCGGTCCCGCCCGCGCGTGGCTGGGAGCGCCCCTGCCCGCCCTGAACGATGCGGAGGGGCCCCGGCTGCCCGAGGGGCTGCCCCCGGTGGTGGATGCCCACGTCCACCTGTTCCCGGACGGCGTCTTCGAGGCCATCTGGCGGTGGTTCGAGAAGTACGGCTGGCCCATCCGCTACAAGCTGCACACCCCCCAGGTGTTGGACTTCCTGCTGTCGCGCGGGGTGAGCCGGGTGGTGGCGCTGCACTACGCGCACAAGCCGGGCATGGCCCGGTTCCTCAACGCCTATCTGGCGGAAGTCATGCGCGCCGAGCCGCGCGTGGTGGGCCTGGCCACGGTGCTGCCCGGCGAAGAGGGCGCCCGGGACATCCTCGCGGAGGCGTTCGCCGCGGGGCTCCAGGGGGTGAAGCTGCACTGCCACGTCCAGTGCTTCGCCCCGGATGATCCCGCGCTCCACGAGGTGTACGCGGCGTGCGCCGAGGCGGGGCGGCCCCTCGTCATGCACGCGGGGCGCGAGCCCTCCAGCCCTCATTATAGGTGCGAGCCCCATGCGCTCTGCTCGGCGGAGCGGGTGGAGCGGGTGCTCCGGGACCACCCCCGCCTGAAGCTGTGCGTTCCCCACCTGGGGGCGGACGAGTTCGGGGGCTACGAGCGCCTGCTGGAGCGCTACGACACGCTCTGGCTGGACACCACCATGGCGGTGGCGGACTACTTCCCGATCGCGCTGCCCCGCAGGACGCTGGAGGTACGCCCCGAGCGCATCCTCTATGGGACGGACTTTCCCAACCTGCCCTATGCTTGGGACCGCGAGCTGAAAACCCTGCTAGGCTTGCGCCTGGGGGCGGAGGTGGAGGCGGGAATCCTGGGACAGAACGCCCTGCGGCTCTACGGGGCACTCTAG
- a CDS encoding DUF819 family protein, which translates to MTALQVLFFLLFPLLAIRMGERFRMAKILGPVTLCYLAGFLSANLPGVKLSQAASMQVSEVAVPLAIPLLLFSANVRGWPKLARPLLISFSLACVSAILAAGLVGWGFRGETPEWWKIAGMLVGVYVGGTANMAAIGRVLEAHHETFILLNTADLAAGGVYLIFLLTFAQRVLLRFMRPFTALPHPEPFAHPGESLGTWTKSHLRDMALGFGLSVVLVAVGLGATLLVFQKLEAGPALLLITTLGIAVSLSRRVHALVGTYELGEYVLLIFCVAMGSLADLRMLSGGSVTLLLFVVAVMGLAIVLHVALSALFRIDVDSTLVCSTATIYGPALIGPVTAALRNRALVGPGLTLGLAGLALGNYLGLATAWGLRWLAGP; encoded by the coding sequence ATGACGGCCCTCCAGGTGCTGTTCTTCCTGCTGTTCCCCCTGCTGGCCATCCGCATGGGCGAGCGGTTCCGCATGGCCAAGATTCTGGGCCCGGTGACGCTCTGTTATCTGGCGGGTTTCCTGTCCGCCAACCTGCCCGGGGTGAAGCTGTCCCAGGCCGCCTCGATGCAGGTGAGCGAAGTCGCGGTCCCGCTGGCCATCCCCCTGTTGCTGTTCTCCGCGAACGTGCGGGGGTGGCCGAAGCTCGCGCGGCCGTTGCTCATCTCCTTCAGCCTGGCGTGCGTCTCGGCCATCCTCGCCGCGGGCCTCGTCGGCTGGGGCTTCCGGGGGGAAACGCCCGAGTGGTGGAAGATCGCTGGCATGCTGGTGGGGGTGTACGTGGGCGGCACCGCCAACATGGCCGCCATCGGGCGGGTGCTGGAGGCGCACCACGAGACCTTCATCCTGCTCAACACGGCGGACCTGGCCGCGGGGGGCGTCTACCTCATTTTCCTGCTCACCTTCGCGCAGCGGGTGCTGCTGCGCTTCATGCGGCCGTTCACCGCCCTGCCGCACCCCGAGCCCTTCGCGCACCCGGGGGAGTCCCTCGGCACCTGGACGAAGTCCCATCTGCGGGACATGGCCCTGGGGTTCGGGCTCTCGGTGGTTCTGGTGGCCGTGGGGCTTGGGGCCACGCTGCTCGTGTTCCAGAAGCTGGAGGCGGGCCCCGCGCTGCTCCTCATCACCACGCTGGGCATCGCCGTGTCCCTGTCCCGGCGCGTGCACGCGCTCGTGGGGACGTATGAGCTGGGGGAGTATGTGCTGCTCATCTTCTGCGTGGCCATGGGCTCCCTGGCCGACCTGCGGATGCTGAGCGGGGGCAGCGTCACGCTGCTGCTCTTCGTGGTGGCGGTGATGGGGCTGGCCATCGTGCTGCACGTGGCGCTCTCGGCGCTGTTCCGCATCGACGTGGACAGCACGCTCGTGTGCTCGACGGCGACCATCTACGGCCCGGCCCTGATTGGCCCGGTGACGGCGGCCCTGCGCAACCGGGCCCTCGTGGGGCCGGGGCTCACCCTGGGGCTCGCGGGCCTGGCGCTGGGCAATTACCTGGGGCTCGCGACGGCCTGGGGCCTGCGCTGGCTGGCGGGGCCGTGA
- a CDS encoding response regulator, protein MSHILVVDDDASHRTLICDALEELGYRTVQAANGREALDLLEGDMPGAVLLDLRMPVMSGWGLLDALKKMPRARGLPIIIISGYGFEWEAELVGAAGYISKPVDLDKVRMTVQQIVGPPEMSLMH, encoded by the coding sequence ATGTCTCACATCCTGGTCGTCGACGACGACGCGAGCCACCGCACGCTCATCTGCGATGCCCTGGAAGAACTGGGCTATCGCACCGTTCAAGCGGCCAACGGCCGCGAGGCCCTGGACCTGCTCGAAGGCGACATGCCCGGCGCGGTGTTGTTGGATTTGCGGATGCCCGTGATGAGCGGCTGGGGCCTCCTGGACGCGCTCAAGAAGATGCCCCGGGCGCGCGGGCTGCCCATCATCATCATCTCCGGCTACGGCTTCGAATGGGAAGCGGAGCTGGTCGGCGCCGCCGGCTACATCTCCAAGCCGGTGGACCTGGACAAGGTGCGCATGACGGTGCAGCAGATCGTCGGCCCGCCCGAGATGTCCCTGATGCACTGA
- a CDS encoding ABC transporter ATP-binding protein, which produces MPHSPTALAVNARGLIKRFGSFTALNGLDLQIPRGAFYAYLGPNGAGKSTSLALLTGVYGPDAGAIELLGLDAVRHPLEVKSRIGMVPEELSLFERLTGRQYLTFCGRMYGLEGDEAAARAAELLELTELTYKAGALVAEYSKGMRRRLAIAAALIHAPELVFLDEPFEGIDVLAAGVIRELLRELSRRGVTLLLTTHVLEIAERLATHAGILRGGRMLDQGPVGELLGRHGTGSLEALFEKLIAVPAARNARLSFYGEAPGEAAAPRKESA; this is translated from the coding sequence ATGCCGCACTCCCCCACGGCCCTGGCCGTCAACGCCCGAGGGCTCATCAAACGCTTCGGGAGCTTCACGGCGCTCAACGGGTTGGATCTCCAGATTCCCCGGGGCGCCTTCTACGCCTACCTCGGTCCCAATGGCGCGGGGAAGTCCACCTCGCTGGCGCTGCTCACCGGCGTGTACGGCCCGGATGCGGGCGCCATCGAGCTGCTGGGCCTGGACGCGGTGCGGCACCCCCTTGAGGTGAAGAGCCGCATCGGCATGGTGCCCGAGGAGCTGAGCCTCTTCGAGCGGCTCACCGGGCGCCAGTACCTCACCTTCTGCGGGCGCATGTATGGCCTGGAGGGGGATGAGGCGGCCGCGCGCGCCGCGGAGCTGCTGGAGCTCACGGAGCTCACGTACAAGGCGGGCGCGCTCGTGGCCGAGTACTCCAAGGGCATGCGGCGGCGGCTCGCCATCGCCGCGGCGCTGATCCACGCCCCGGAGCTGGTGTTCCTGGACGAGCCCTTCGAGGGCATCGACGTGCTGGCCGCGGGCGTCATCCGGGAGCTGCTGCGCGAGCTGAGCCGCCGGGGGGTGACGCTGCTGCTCACCACGCACGTGCTGGAGATCGCCGAGCGGCTGGCCACCCACGCGGGCATCCTGCGCGGCGGGAGGATGCTGGACCAGGGGCCCGTGGGCGAGCTGCTGGGCCGCCACGGCACCGGCTCGCTGGAGGCCCTCTTCGAGAAGCTCATCGCCGTGCCCGCCGCGCGCAACGCCCGCCTCTCCTTCTATGGGGAGGCGCCCGGCGAGGCGGCGGCCCCGCGCAAGGAGTCCGCGTGA